From the genome of Sphingobacterium sp. UGAL515B_05:
GCATCTTCAATAATAGGAATATCAAATTCTTGTGCGATAGTTAATATCTCATCCATCTTTGCGGGCATACCATATAAATGCACTACAATTATTGCTTTTGGTTTCTTACCTTTAAGAATACGATCAGTTACAGCTTCTTTTAAAGCTATTGGGCACATATTCCAAGTGTCCTTTTCCGAATCTACAAAGATAGGGGTAGCTCCTTGATATGCAATTGGATTAGCCGAAGCTGAAAATGTCATGGATTGACAAATTACTTCATCACCATAACCGACCCCGCATTCAATTAGTGCAATATGTAGCGCAGCGGTACCTGATGATAGAGCTGCAACTTTTACGTCTGCATTCAAGAATTTCTCTAAATCTTCTTCAAAACCATTTACATTGGGTCCTAATGGAGCAACCCAATTTTGGTCAAAAGCTTCGTGAATATACTTTAATTCACTCCCTCCCATATGGGGAGATGAAAGCCATATTTTATCTGACATGATATTTTAAATTAATCGTTCATTTTCCTAATTATCTTCCCAGGGTTGCCTACTACAGTGCAACCGTCAGGAATATCCCGAATTATTACAGCACCCGCTCCAATTGTACACCACTTTCCGATTCTTATACCTTGGATAATACACACACCTATGCCAACATGAGTTCCTTCACCAATAGTTACGTTACCTGCTAAAGCAACATTAGGAGATAAATGTACATAATCCTCTATTAAACAATCGTGATCGACTGACGCATTCGTATTGATAATACATTGTTGTCCAATATTAACGTCTACATTAATAGTCGCACCAGCCATAATGACGGTTCCTGCTCCCAATAATGTTCTTTTTGAGACGGTGGACATTTTATGAATTATAATGGGATATTTTGCGTCTATGTTATTATCAACTATTTTTTTTCGAATCCCATTGTCTCCTATTGCTACGACCAATGACTCTGTAGTTGAAGGTAATTCTTTAAAAACCGGATAACCTAATACTGACTTTTTGTTATCATCACAATCGATAAAACCATCAATAACTATTCCACAAGTTTCTGCAATTTCTGCAATTACCTTTCCGTGCCCACTCGCTCCAAATAAATACATAATATCAATCTTAATTTTGTCCATTAAAAGGCTCTATCGTCGCATGTCCTTCAGCAGATATGCCTTCACTTTTAAAAACCTTTTTAAAGGTCATTAGGAAGATTCTCAAATCTGTCAATAAAGAAAGATTGTCAACATACCATACATCCAATTCAAACTTTTTCTCCCACGAAATAGTATTGCGTCCATTAACTTGGGCCCATCCTGTAATCCCAGGCCTTACCTCATGGCGCCGCCGTTGCCTTTCGTT
Proteins encoded in this window:
- a CDS encoding acetyltransferase, whose translation is MDKIKIDIMYLFGASGHGKVIAEIAETCGIVIDGFIDCDDNKKSVLGYPVFKELPSTTESLVVAIGDNGIRKKIVDNNIDAKYPIIIHKMSTVSKRTLLGAGTVIMAGATINVDVNIGQQCIINTNASVDHDCLIEDYVHLSPNVALAGNVTIGEGTHVGIGVCIIQGIRIGKWCTIGAGAVIIRDIPDGCTVVGNPGKIIRKMND